A single genomic interval of Koleobacter methoxysyntrophicus harbors:
- the dhaM gene encoding dihydroxyacetone kinase phosphoryl donor subunit DhaM, with amino-acid sequence MVGIVLVSHSPRIAGGTMDLVRQMVGDKVPIEIAAGTADGRLGTDADLIGEKIRKVYGGDGVLVMVDLGSAVLSTEFAIENLEEPLASATVIADAPFVEGTVAAAIESSFGKSLAEVRAAAEGVKAYSKLG; translated from the coding sequence GTATCCCACAGCCCCCGGATAGCCGGGGGGACGATGGACCTCGTCAGGCAGATGGTGGGAGATAAAGTGCCGATTGAAATTGCCGCAGGTACAGCCGACGGTAGGCTTGGTACCGATGCTGACTTGATAGGAGAAAAAATTAGAAAAGTCTACGGAGGCGACGGAGTACTGGTTATGGTAGACCTAGGTAGCGCGGTGTTGAGTACCGAATTTGCCATAGAAAACCTGGAAGAACCGCTTGCGTCAGCTACAGTTATAGCCGATGCACCCTTTGTTGAAGGTACTGTAGCGGCAGCCATTGAGTCAAGTTTCGGTAAGAGCCTGGCCGAAGTCAGGGCTGCGGCCGAGGGTGTAAAGGCGTACAGTAAGCTGGGATGA